The following is a genomic window from Rhizobium sp. 11515TR.
CATGTACTCCACCTATCGCACCGCCCCGCATATCGATGTCGAGGAAACCATGCGCCGCGCCGTCAAGATGCTGACGGAGAGCCTGAAGACCGGCGTGAAGCCGATCCTGCTCTGGGCGGCGATCCCCGTCGTGCTGCCGGGCGAACGCACCAGTACCGTCGATGAGCCGGCCAAGAGCCTTTATGATAGGCTGCCCGGAATCGATGCCCTCGACGGCGTCTGGGACGCCTCTCTCATGGTCGGCTATGTCTGGGCCGACGAGCCGCGCGCCACGGCTGCCGCCATCATGACCGGCACAGATCGCGTCGTGCTTGAGCGGGAAGCAAAACGCCTGGCGCAGGCCTATTGGGACGTGCGCAAGGATTTCGTTTTCGGCTCGGAGACCGGCTCGATCGAGGAATGCGTCGCCAAGGCAATCGCCAGCACGACCGCGCCCGTGGTTCTGGCGGAATCTGGAGATAATCCGACGGGCGGCGGCGTCGGTGACCGTGCCGATGTGCTGGCGGCACTGATTGCCAAGAAAGCACAAGGCGTCATTTTCGCCGGCATCGCCGACAAGGCCGCCACGGAAGCCTGCTACGCCGCTGGCCTGGGCGCCACCCTCGATCTCTCGGTCGGCGCATCGCTCGACACCAAGGGCAGCAAGCCGGTACGAGGCAACTTCACCGTCAAACATTTGCTGGGCACTACGGAAGCGAGCGACAGACAGGCTGTCGTCTCCATCGGCGGCATCGATCTTGTGCTGTCGGCCAAGCGTCGCCCCTATCATAATATTGCCGATTTCACCCGCCTTTGCCTCGATCCGCACAAGGCAAAGATCATCGTCGTCAAATCCGGCTACCTCTCGCCCGAGCTGGCGCCGATCGCCAACCCGAACCTGATGGCTCTGTCCCCCGGTGTCGTCGATCAGTTCGTCGAACGCCTGCCGCGCCTGCGCAAGACCAAGCCGACTTACCCCTTCGACAAGGATTTCGACTTCATGCCAGAGACG
Proteins encoded in this region:
- a CDS encoding M81 family metallopeptidase, whose protein sequence is MRIAVGGIHIECSTYNPVLNEEKDFRVLRGAELTASPYFAFLRDYDGEFLPTLHARAIAGGPVAHHTYEAFKTEFLEGLKALLPLDGLYLAMHGAMYVEGMEDAEGDWISAARAVVGEDCMVSASYDLHGNVTQRIIDALDMYSTYRTAPHIDVEETMRRAVKMLTESLKTGVKPILLWAAIPVVLPGERTSTVDEPAKSLYDRLPGIDALDGVWDASLMVGYVWADEPRATAAAIMTGTDRVVLEREAKRLAQAYWDVRKDFVFGSETGSIEECVAKAIASTTAPVVLAESGDNPTGGGVGDRADVLAALIAKKAQGVIFAGIADKAATEACYAAGLGATLDLSVGASLDTKGSKPVRGNFTVKHLLGTTEASDRQAVVSIGGIDLVLSAKRRPYHNIADFTRLCLDPHKAKIIVVKSGYLSPELAPIANPNLMALSPGVVDQFVERLPRLRKTKPTYPFDKDFDFMPETAISARAVGR